The window CATCTAGTAATTATATATTTATTTCAGTTAAATAACACTAAAACCATGGAAACATTAATTACTAATTGGATACTTTTTGTAGTGCTGTTTTTGATGCTTTTAGGCGCATATATCATAGGCTTTTTCTTTGGAAACAAAAAGAAACTTTCTACTATAAATTCAAGAGTAAAAGATGTAGAAATAAAGCATAATCATAAAGAAGGAGCTATAATCATTGAAGATCACCAACCTGGAAAAATAAGAGCTACAAAAACAAGAGAACGAGCTGGAATGTTAAGTGAAAGTTCTCCATTAAATAAAGAACAACTTCCAGAGACTGAAAATCAAAATATAGATGTTGAAGTCAATCAAAATGATCCTAAAGAAAAAGATGATCTAACATTGATTGTAGGTATCAATGATGATATTCAAAATAAGCTTAGGGATTTTGGGATTCATTCGTTTTCTCAAATCTCCAAATTAAGTAGTGAAGAAATAAGAAATTTATCCAAAGAAATTGATATTTTCCCTGGTAGAATACACCGCGATGACTGGAAAGGTCAAGCGAAAGAATTGATGAGAAAGGAATAGTTTATAATTTATTTATGTGATCTAAAAGGCCTTTCTAGTGTAGTCACAGGATATTTTTAAAAACAAAAATCAATTGCAATTCTTCATCAAATTAATGATTATAAAAAATAAACGCTTGCTGTTGATTTATAATATTCCAACAGCAAACGTTTTAAACTTTTTAACTCCCGATTTATAAACCTAGCCTCACTCCTACTTTATAATTTCTGCCTCGAGTTTGAAATCCTACAATTTCTTGAAAGTCTTCATTTAATACATTTGAAATTCCTGCAAAAAACGTCACATCTTTATTTTTGAGTTTATAAGTACCGTCTAGATCAACTAGCTGGTAACTATCTAGCTCGACATTTTGTGTTGTAAAAGTGTTAGCATCAAAGAAAGCATCACCACGCTGGTGATTGTACTGGTATCGTAGTGTAAAAAATGCTCCTTGAAACGCTTCTATTCTTGCACTCGCGTTTACTTTATGCTTAGGAATACGTCTT is drawn from Nonlabens dokdonensis DSW-6 and contains these coding sequences:
- a CDS encoding NADH-quinone oxidoreductase chain E — protein: METLITNWILFVVLFLMLLGAYIIGFFFGNKKKLSTINSRVKDVEIKHNHKEGAIIIEDHQPGKIRATKTRERAGMLSESSPLNKEQLPETENQNIDVEVNQNDPKEKDDLTLIVGINDDIQNKLRDFGIHSFSQISKLSSEEIRNLSKEIDIFPGRIHRDDWKGQAKELMRKE